In one window of Phalacrocorax carbo chromosome 22, bPhaCar2.1, whole genome shotgun sequence DNA:
- the FGR gene encoding tyrosine-protein kinase Fgr isoform X2, whose amino-acid sequence MGCVHCKEKGSSKGQVGGEVGSPPPPTSQYDPDPTQPGTIFTRIPDFNNFHGTAVPSAPSFTGPGGFNSNTLQMRSGGITGGGVTLFVALYDYEARTEDDLTFQKGEKFHIINNTEGDWWEARSLSSGATGYIPSNYVAPMDSIQAEEWYFGKIGRKDAERQLLCHGNCRGTFLIRESETTKGAYSLSIRDWDEAKGDHVKHYKIRKLDNGGYYITTRAQFDTVQQLVQHYIEYNDGLCHLLIRACPTMKPQTLGLAKDAWEIVRDSISLDKKLGMGCFGDVWMGTWNGTTKVAVKTLKPGTMSPEAFLEEAQIMKRLRHDKLVQLYAVVSEEPIYIVTEFMSQGSLLDFLKDGDGHYLKLPQLVDMAAQIAAGMAYIERMNYIHRDLRAANILVGDNLVCKIADFGLARLIEDNEYTARQGAKFPIKWTAPEAALFGKFTIKSDVWSFGILLTELVTKGRVPYPGMNNREVLEQVERGYRMQCPSNCPPSLHDVMMQCWRREPEERPTFEYLQSFLEDYFTATEPQYQPGDNQ is encoded by the exons ATGGGCTGTGTGCACTGCAAAGAGAAGGGGTCCAGCAAGGGGCAGGTGGGGGGCGAGGTAggctcccctccaccccccacctcccagtacGACCCCGACCCCACGCAGCCGGGCACCATCTTCACCCGCATCCCCGACTTCAACAACTTCCATGGCACGGCGGTGCCCTCGGCTCCATCCTTCACGGGGCCGGGGGGCTTCAACTCCAACACGCTGCAAATGCGGAGCGGCGGCATCACAG GCGGGGGCGTGACGCTTTTCGTTGCCCTGTATGACTACGAGGCCAGGACGGAGGATGACCTGACCTTCCAGAAAGGGGAGAAATTCCACATCATCAACAACAC GGAGGGTGACTGGTGGGAGGCCAGGTCACTGAGCTCGGGTGCCACAGGCTACATCCCCAGCAACTATGTGGCCCCCATGGACTCTATCCAGGCAGAAGA GTGGTACTTCGGGAAGATCGGGCGCAAGGATGCGGAGCGGCAGCTCCTGTGCCATGGCAACTGCAGGGGCACCTTCCTCATCCGGGAGAGCGAGACGACGAAAG GTGCCTACTCCCTCTCCATCCGGGACTGGGATGAGGCCAAGGGAGACCATGTGAAGCACTATAAGATTCGGAAACTGGACAACGGGGGCTACTACATCACCACCCGTGCCCAGTTTGACACCGTCCAACAGCTGGTCCAGCACTATATAG AGTATAACGATGGGTTGTGCCATCTGCTAATCCGCGCGTGCCCCACTATGAAGCCCCAGACCCTGGGATTAGCTAAGGACGCCTGGGAGATAGTGCGGGATTCCATCAGCCTCGACAAGAAACTCGGCATGGGATGTTTTGGAGACGTGTGGATGG GCACGTGGAACGGCACCACGAAGGTGGCGGTCAAGACGCTGAAGCCGGGCACCATGTCACCCGAGGCCTTCCTGGAGGAGGCTCAGATCATGAAGCGGCTGCGGCACGACAAGCTGGTGCAGCTCTATGCCGTGGTGTCGGAGGAGCCCATCTACATCGTCACCGAGTTCATGAGCCAGG GCAGCTTGCTGGATTTCCTAAAGGATGGGGATGGTCACTACCTGAAGCTGCCCCAGCTGGTGGACATGGCTGCCCAG ATCGCAGCGGGTATGGCCTACATTGAGCGGATGAACTACATCCACCGGGACCTGCGTGCTGCCAACATCCTGGTGGGAGACAACCTGGTGTGCAAGATTGCTGACTTCGGCCTCGCTCGCCTCATCGAGGACAACGAGTACACGGCGCGCCAGG GTGCCAAGTTCCCCATCAAGTGGACGGCTCCGGAGGCTGCGCTTTTTGGGAAGTTCACCATCAAGTCAGACGTCTGGTCCTTCGGCATCCTCCTGACCGAGCTGGTGACCAAAGGCCGGGTGCCCTACCCAG GGATGAACAACcgggaggtgctggagcaggtggagcGGGGGTACCGCATGCAGTGCCCGagcaactgccccccctccctgcaCGACGTAATGATGCAGTGCTGGAGGCGGGAGCCCGAGGAGCGCCCCACCTTCGAGTACCTCCAGTCCTTCCTCGAGGACTATTTCACCGCCACTGAGCCCCAGTACCAGCCAGGGGACAACCAGTGA
- the FGR gene encoding tyrosine-protein kinase Fgr isoform X1 has protein sequence MGCVHCKEKGSSKGQVGGEVGSPPPPTSQYDPDPTQPGTIFTRIPDFNNFHGTAVPSAPSFTGPGGFNSNTLQMRSGGITGGGVTLFVALYDYEARTEDDLTFQKGEKFHIINNTEGDWWEARSLSSGATGYIPSNYVAPMDSIQAEEWYFGKIGRKDAERQLLCHGNCRGTFLIRESETTKGAYSLSIRDWDEAKGDHVKHYKIRKLDNGGYYITTRAQFDTVQQLVQHYIERAAGLCCRLAVPCHKGTPKLADLSVKTKDVWEIPRESLQLLKKLGNGQFGEVWMGTWNGTTKVAVKTLKPGTMSPEAFLEEAQIMKRLRHDKLVQLYAVVSEEPIYIVTEFMSQGSLLDFLKDGDGHYLKLPQLVDMAAQIAAGMAYIERMNYIHRDLRAANILVGDNLVCKIADFGLARLIEDNEYTARQGAKFPIKWTAPEAALFGKFTIKSDVWSFGILLTELVTKGRVPYPGMNNREVLEQVERGYRMQCPSNCPPSLHDVMMQCWRREPEERPTFEYLQSFLEDYFTATEPQYQPGDNQ, from the exons ATGGGCTGTGTGCACTGCAAAGAGAAGGGGTCCAGCAAGGGGCAGGTGGGGGGCGAGGTAggctcccctccaccccccacctcccagtacGACCCCGACCCCACGCAGCCGGGCACCATCTTCACCCGCATCCCCGACTTCAACAACTTCCATGGCACGGCGGTGCCCTCGGCTCCATCCTTCACGGGGCCGGGGGGCTTCAACTCCAACACGCTGCAAATGCGGAGCGGCGGCATCACAG GCGGGGGCGTGACGCTTTTCGTTGCCCTGTATGACTACGAGGCCAGGACGGAGGATGACCTGACCTTCCAGAAAGGGGAGAAATTCCACATCATCAACAACAC GGAGGGTGACTGGTGGGAGGCCAGGTCACTGAGCTCGGGTGCCACAGGCTACATCCCCAGCAACTATGTGGCCCCCATGGACTCTATCCAGGCAGAAGA GTGGTACTTCGGGAAGATCGGGCGCAAGGATGCGGAGCGGCAGCTCCTGTGCCATGGCAACTGCAGGGGCACCTTCCTCATCCGGGAGAGCGAGACGACGAAAG GTGCCTACTCCCTCTCCATCCGGGACTGGGATGAGGCCAAGGGAGACCATGTGAAGCACTATAAGATTCGGAAACTGGACAACGGGGGCTACTACATCACCACCCGTGCCCAGTTTGACACCGTCCAACAGCTGGTCCAGCACTATATAG AGCGGGCGGCTGGGCTGTGCTGCCGCCTGGCCGTGCCGTGCCACAAGGGAACGCCCAAGCTGGCCGACCTCTCGGTCAAAACCAAAGACGTGTGGGAGATCCCCCGCGAATCCCTCCAGCTCCTCAAGAAGCTGGGCAACGGGCAGTTCGGGGAAGTGTGGATGG GCACGTGGAACGGCACCACGAAGGTGGCGGTCAAGACGCTGAAGCCGGGCACCATGTCACCCGAGGCCTTCCTGGAGGAGGCTCAGATCATGAAGCGGCTGCGGCACGACAAGCTGGTGCAGCTCTATGCCGTGGTGTCGGAGGAGCCCATCTACATCGTCACCGAGTTCATGAGCCAGG GCAGCTTGCTGGATTTCCTAAAGGATGGGGATGGTCACTACCTGAAGCTGCCCCAGCTGGTGGACATGGCTGCCCAG ATCGCAGCGGGTATGGCCTACATTGAGCGGATGAACTACATCCACCGGGACCTGCGTGCTGCCAACATCCTGGTGGGAGACAACCTGGTGTGCAAGATTGCTGACTTCGGCCTCGCTCGCCTCATCGAGGACAACGAGTACACGGCGCGCCAGG GTGCCAAGTTCCCCATCAAGTGGACGGCTCCGGAGGCTGCGCTTTTTGGGAAGTTCACCATCAAGTCAGACGTCTGGTCCTTCGGCATCCTCCTGACCGAGCTGGTGACCAAAGGCCGGGTGCCCTACCCAG GGATGAACAACcgggaggtgctggagcaggtggagcGGGGGTACCGCATGCAGTGCCCGagcaactgccccccctccctgcaCGACGTAATGATGCAGTGCTGGAGGCGGGAGCCCGAGGAGCGCCCCACCTTCGAGTACCTCCAGTCCTTCCTCGAGGACTATTTCACCGCCACTGAGCCCCAGTACCAGCCAGGGGACAACCAGTGA
- the FGR gene encoding tyrosine-protein kinase Fgr isoform X3 encodes MGCVHCKEKGSSKGQVGGEVGSPPPPTSQYDPDPTQPGTIFTRIPDFNNFHGTAVPSAPSFTGPGGFNSNTLQMRSGGITGGGVTLFVALYDYEARTEDDLTFQKGEKFHIINNTEGDWWEARSLSSGATGYIPSNYVAPMDSIQAEEWYFGKIGRKDAERQLLCHGNCRGTFLIRESETTKGAYSLSIRDWDEAKGDHVKHYKIRKLDNGGYYITTRAQFDTVQQLVQHYIGTWNGTTKVAVKTLKPGTMSPEAFLEEAQIMKRLRHDKLVQLYAVVSEEPIYIVTEFMSQGSLLDFLKDGDGHYLKLPQLVDMAAQIAAGMAYIERMNYIHRDLRAANILVGDNLVCKIADFGLARLIEDNEYTARQGAKFPIKWTAPEAALFGKFTIKSDVWSFGILLTELVTKGRVPYPGMNNREVLEQVERGYRMQCPSNCPPSLHDVMMQCWRREPEERPTFEYLQSFLEDYFTATEPQYQPGDNQ; translated from the exons ATGGGCTGTGTGCACTGCAAAGAGAAGGGGTCCAGCAAGGGGCAGGTGGGGGGCGAGGTAggctcccctccaccccccacctcccagtacGACCCCGACCCCACGCAGCCGGGCACCATCTTCACCCGCATCCCCGACTTCAACAACTTCCATGGCACGGCGGTGCCCTCGGCTCCATCCTTCACGGGGCCGGGGGGCTTCAACTCCAACACGCTGCAAATGCGGAGCGGCGGCATCACAG GCGGGGGCGTGACGCTTTTCGTTGCCCTGTATGACTACGAGGCCAGGACGGAGGATGACCTGACCTTCCAGAAAGGGGAGAAATTCCACATCATCAACAACAC GGAGGGTGACTGGTGGGAGGCCAGGTCACTGAGCTCGGGTGCCACAGGCTACATCCCCAGCAACTATGTGGCCCCCATGGACTCTATCCAGGCAGAAGA GTGGTACTTCGGGAAGATCGGGCGCAAGGATGCGGAGCGGCAGCTCCTGTGCCATGGCAACTGCAGGGGCACCTTCCTCATCCGGGAGAGCGAGACGACGAAAG GTGCCTACTCCCTCTCCATCCGGGACTGGGATGAGGCCAAGGGAGACCATGTGAAGCACTATAAGATTCGGAAACTGGACAACGGGGGCTACTACATCACCACCCGTGCCCAGTTTGACACCGTCCAACAGCTGGTCCAGCACTATATAG GCACGTGGAACGGCACCACGAAGGTGGCGGTCAAGACGCTGAAGCCGGGCACCATGTCACCCGAGGCCTTCCTGGAGGAGGCTCAGATCATGAAGCGGCTGCGGCACGACAAGCTGGTGCAGCTCTATGCCGTGGTGTCGGAGGAGCCCATCTACATCGTCACCGAGTTCATGAGCCAGG GCAGCTTGCTGGATTTCCTAAAGGATGGGGATGGTCACTACCTGAAGCTGCCCCAGCTGGTGGACATGGCTGCCCAG ATCGCAGCGGGTATGGCCTACATTGAGCGGATGAACTACATCCACCGGGACCTGCGTGCTGCCAACATCCTGGTGGGAGACAACCTGGTGTGCAAGATTGCTGACTTCGGCCTCGCTCGCCTCATCGAGGACAACGAGTACACGGCGCGCCAGG GTGCCAAGTTCCCCATCAAGTGGACGGCTCCGGAGGCTGCGCTTTTTGGGAAGTTCACCATCAAGTCAGACGTCTGGTCCTTCGGCATCCTCCTGACCGAGCTGGTGACCAAAGGCCGGGTGCCCTACCCAG GGATGAACAACcgggaggtgctggagcaggtggagcGGGGGTACCGCATGCAGTGCCCGagcaactgccccccctccctgcaCGACGTAATGATGCAGTGCTGGAGGCGGGAGCCCGAGGAGCGCCCCACCTTCGAGTACCTCCAGTCCTTCCTCGAGGACTATTTCACCGCCACTGAGCCCCAGTACCAGCCAGGGGACAACCAGTGA